A single Anopheles arabiensis isolate DONGOLA chromosome X, AaraD3, whole genome shotgun sequence DNA region contains:
- the LOC120905948 gene encoding uncharacterized protein LOC120905948: protein MRVLIFTIWIGCAASTLGEQCVIQLVRGMVTRLLGPNQAALSCDILWSNLQLSFNYTRQDLVACQDGELLVHPPEPYFSDCQQRLDRAKQDAEADRRAFTAEMQKKIQVNQWEADRYVQESDTIRDQLARLRDELRSTYRSLVLMSVQGGASKQALKYYHYYLEGQPPGQLLSSIIAAVYSVPEHAHERFEYLLDFARKVPGNSVRLAFYHQITAELRRHPEQRDSYLAMIAALDLGKLAFISQNADARKLYLDLFNPALKRLQAAVIAGSYDEIVTFATAYPDHFEQIANQLSTLESGAWNQANFERLLLYLNRLPLAKQRLEAFRMMLLQINQRNKHDFAPRLTMVAKELDKCESFVKSGSKNQQTDLEKLVTVKRMFATRDPNRDYDHYLQESKKIAK from the coding sequence ATGAGAGTGCTTATCTTTACTATCTGGATTGGCTGCGCAGCTAGCACCCTCGGCGAGCAGTGCGTGATTCAGCTGGTTCGGGGTATGGTAACGCGGCTTCTGGGCCCGAACCAAGCCGCGCTATCTTGCGACATTCTGTGGTCCAATCTGCAGCTGAGCTTTAACTACACGCGGCAAGACCTGGTAGCCTGCCAGGACGGGGAGCTGCTGGTGCATCCACCCGAGCCATACTTTTCCGACTGTCAGCAGCGGCTCGATAGAGCCAAGCAGGACGCCGAAGCTGACAGGCGTGCGTTCACCGCGGAGATGCAGAAGAAGATACAGGTGAACCAGTGGGAAGCGGATAGGTACGTACAAGAGTCGGACACAATCCGGGACCAGCTTGCGCGCCTCAGGGACGAGCTGCGGTCAACCTACCGCTCACTCGTGCTCATGAGCGTGCAGGGCGGCGCTAGCAAGCAGGCGCTTAAATACTACCACTACTATCTGGAGGGCCAGCCGCCGGGCCAGCTGCTGAGCTCCATCATCGCGGCCGTGTACAGCGTGCCGGAGCACGCGCACGAGCGGTTTGAGTACCTGCTCGACTTCGCCCGCAAGGTGCCAGGGAACAGTGTGCGGCTGGCGTTCTACCACCAGATCACCGCGGAGCTGCGGCGGCATCCCGAGCAGCGCGACAGCTACCTTGCGATGATCGCGGCCCTCGACCTGGGCAAGCTGGCCTTCATCAGTCAAAATGCCGATGCGCGCAAGCTGTACCTCGACCTGTTCAACCCTGCGCTTAAGCGCCTGCAGGCGGCTGTCATCGCGGGCAGCTACGATGAGATAGTAACGTTCGCCACCGCCTATCCGGACCACTTCGAGCAGATTGCGAACCAACTCTCGACGCTGGAAAGTGGAGCCTGGAACCAGGCGAACTTTGAGCGCCTGCTGCTGTACCTGAACCGGCTGCCGCTCGCCAAACAGCGGCTAGAGGCGTTccggatgatgctgctgcagatCAATCAACGCAACAAGCACGATTTTGCGCCACGGTTGACCATGGTGGCGAAGGAGCTGGACAAATGCGAGTCGTTCGTGAAGAGCGGTAGCAAAAACCAGCAGACCGATCTGGAGAAGCTCGTCACGGTGAAGCGCATGTTTGCGACCCGCGATCCCAACAGAGACTACGACCATTACCTGCAGGAATcgaaaaaaatagcaaaatag
- the LOC120905946 gene encoding uncharacterized protein LOC120905946, producing the protein MDHSRVWCCLLSFIAMAVLCSASSAACNLQVPESMITDLLQADQPTGGCSAAWASLLSRLEQMRHNLTGCSEREMTNPAPADDTRTSTTCQLLLDELQQKGNQTLLQLNKEMASKALYERIELAKVARDQDRIHQAIETMRTEERNHRQQLLLLYLDAADLRRALRHYQLLVAQGDRHLPQQIVKFVYAARRHENRRLENLLDLVRQLPARQDQRTLYQLLQPEIMKRPTQNQSTLAMLTALEMGQVVGENGELKKQQDAMYQLVLKRWMFLRLAGQYREIVQFATKHPHLFKQIGVKIATIHPKNWWKFSFSQFVTYPNLLPLPEQRLEAFRTIMKQLKQRNGKFFADHLAKLAPQIERCEQFLRQQKKELEWKDELVKLKGQFADFDRRKDYAYYLKNSKALIKKYADAAKQNKNRQAGRGGGLAGRR; encoded by the coding sequence atggaTCACAGCAGAGTGTGGTGCTGTCTGCTTAGCTTCATCGCAATGGCCGTGCTGTGTAGCGCATCCAGTGCAGCATGCAATCTCCAGGTCCCCGAATCCATGATAACGGACCTGCTGCAAGCGGATCAACCCACCGGCGGTTGCTCAGCTGCTTGGGCTAGTCTACTGTCTCGGCTGGAGCAAATGCGCCACAATCTTACGGGCTGCAGCGAGCGCGAAATGACGAACCCGGCACCAGCAGATGATAcccgcaccagcaccacctgccagctgctgctggacgagctACAACAGAAAGGGAATCAAACCCTGCTCCAGCTCAACAAAGAAATGGCCAGCAAAGCACTGTACGAGCGCATCGAGCTGGCCAAGGTAGCACGGGACCAGGACCGCATCCACCAAGCGATCGAAACGATGCGCACCGAGGAGCGAAACCACCGGCAACAGCTGCTACTCCTCTACCTCGATGCGGCGGACTTACGACGAGCCCTGCGCCACTATCAGCTGCTCGTCGCACAGGGCGATCGCCACCTTCCCCAGCAGATAGTGAAGTTCGTGTACGCCGCCCGCCGACACGAGAACCGCCGGCTCGAGAACCTGCTCGACCTGGTGCGGCAGCTGCCGGCGCGCCAGGACCAGCGCACCCTGTaccagctgctgcagccggAAATTATGAAGCGCCCAACGCAGAACCAGAGCACCCTCGCCATGCTGACAGCGCTCGAGATGGGCCAGGTCGTGGGGGAGAACGGCGAGCTGAAAAAGCAACAGGACGCCATGTACCAGCTGGTGCTGAAGCGCTGGATGTTCCTGCGCCTCGCCGGCCAGTATCGCGAGATAGTGCAGTTTGCCACGAAGCACCCGCACCTGTTCAAGCAGATCGGGGTGAAGATCGCCACGATTCATCCGAAGAACTGGTGGAAGTTTAGCTTCAGCCAGTTCGTGACGTACCCGaacctgctgccgctgcccgaGCAGCGGCTGGAAGCGTTCCGCACCATCATGAAGCAGCTAAAGCAGCGCAACGGGAAGTTTTTCGCCGACCATCTGGCGAAGCTGGCGCCCCAGATTGAGCGCTGCGAGCAGTTTCTGCGGCAGCAGAAGAAGGAGCTGGAGTGGAAGGACGAGCTGGTGAAGCTGAAGGGACAGTTTGCCGACTTTGATCGGCGCAAGGATTACGCGTACTATCTGAAAAACTCCAAGGCGCTCATTAAGAAGTATGCAGACGCtgcgaagcaaaacaaaaaccgacaGGCCGGGCGCGGTGGAGGTCTTGCAGGGCGCCGCTAA
- the LOC120905947 gene encoding uncharacterized protein LOC120905947, whose protein sequence is MSRLPTVLLLLASAAVLTAGGQEATEDPFADETDQCQISVSAETMKSLHGGSMQPDGTCDNLWESFLSQFHQVRENLTACQERAAAGPAPDPSSQFCQQLLDDAQRQMEQEHRQYAATLEEQLHAAQQETQQEQEMKKALQKQLDALTDTRNALYIDLLLANIAIGETKQALSYYNLMPASLPTDKLHDQIVRFVYRVTIYQDQRLLNLMRFVRDIPSVEERRSLYQLAQREIQKRPSQRDGYVAAVFALSVREDLPVYQANRQQYDDLIRLSETRLKEQVANGNFKQAAELAARQPQHFRQLQTSLATIELKHWPKFDRFVPYANALPQPAQRLEVLRVLLNQIGDREKKNFHKYLVQAARQFDICEQFIGRGKVDQAVKKQLEELRGKFATFANGKSYQHYLSESRKSSG, encoded by the coding sequence atgtcacgtttgcccacTGTACTGTTGCTCTTGGCGAGCGCCGCAGTCCTCACCGCTGGCGGCCAGGAAGCAACCGAAGACCCGTTCGCGGACGAAACCGACCAGTGCCAGATCAGCGTTAGTGCCGAGACGATGAAATCCCTCCACGGCGGGTCGATGCAGCCCGACGGCACGTGCGACAACCTGTGGGAAAGCTTTCTATCTCAGTTTCACCAGGTCCGGGAAAACCTAACCGCGTGCCAGGAGCGGGCAGCCGCCGGACCAGCGCCCGATCCCTCCAGCCAATTCTGTCAGCAGCTGCTGGACGATGCGCAGCGACAGATGGAGCAGGAGCATCGCCAGTACGCCGCCACCCTAGAGGAGCAGCTGCACGCAGCGCAGCAGGAAAcccagcaggagcaggagatGAAGAAGGCGCTGCAGAAGCAGCTCGACGCGCTCACCGACACCCGCAACGCGCTGTACATCGATCTGCTGCTAGCGAACATTGCGATCGGCGAAACGAAGCAAGCCCTCTCGTACTACAACCTGATGCCGGCCAGCCTGCCCACCGACAAGCTGCACGACCAGATCGTGCGCTTCGTCTACCGGGTGACGATCTACCAGGACCAGCGGCTGCTCAACCTGATGCGGTTCGTGCGCGACATACCCAGCGTCGAGGAGCGGCGCTCGCTGTACCAGCTGGCGCAGCGCGAAATACAGAAGCGCCCGAGCCAGCGGGACGGGTACGTGGCGGCCGTGTTTGCGCTGAGCGTGCGCGAAGATCTGCCCGTCTACCAGGCAAACCGGCAGCAGTACGACGACCTTATCCGGCTGTCCGAGACCCGTCTCAAGGAGCAGGTGGCGAACGGTAACTTCAAGCAGGCGGCCGAGTTAGCCGCCCGCCAGCCGCAGCACTTCCGGCAGCTGCAAACCAGCCTCGCCACGATCGAGCTGAAGCACTGGCCCAAGTTCGACCGGTTCGTACCGTACGCTAACGCGCTGCCCCAGCCAGCCCAGCGGCTGGAGGTGCTGCGTGTGCTGCTGAACCAAATCGGCGACAGGGAGAAGAAGAATTTCCACAAATATCTGGTGCAGGCGGCACGGCAGTTTGACATTTGCGAGCAGTTTATCGGCCGGGGCAAGGTGGACCAGGCGGTCAAGAAGCAGCTGGAGGAACTGCGCGGGAAGTTTGCAACGTTTGCGAACGGCAAGAGCTACCAGCACTATCTGAGCGAGTCGCGCAAGTCGTCCGGCTAG